One region of Rhizoctonia solani chromosome 9, complete sequence genomic DNA includes:
- a CDS encoding Transposon Tf2-1 polyprotein: protein MSTQPSTYVHADPNALSVPTNIQEIPAWAQEIKNLLLAMNQNLSLVIGQAAAHHTDLGTTQATLNNHDSSITNLDALIVKLGADIAKIGTAAASGSSIASATKAPKLATPDKFDGSDKNKAISFRVAVSHYLRISYPGSTVDEQIAFIISCLDGKAHEWLEPYLEEDVVKGNPVSWLHNLDAFWLQFNARWNVQNRTENFRAKLRTLKQTKGVQDYYKDFQTYSQGLGYNDPSLRDMFYDGLSHKIKETLMVQDYDHADASVTLATLAEKALKVDQRLEQFAAQHKGSSSSSNQSGSKSSTSTSAAAQGAPRDKLSVGEQVYAIVDGKAKKGVLQKIGQNAKGIAVPIVKWNDGTTMDVTFKTIKKDNHPITATSTPAPKASSSSSARNSGPSPMDLDSASSKGKKPIICATCGGRGHYANQCPSKSYSGHEAHISEDESENGDL, encoded by the coding sequence ATGTCGACCCAACCATCTACCTATGTGCATGCCGATCCCAATGCGCTGTCtgtccccaccaatatccaggagatacctgcgtgggcccaggagatcaaaaacctcctcctggctatgaaTCAAAACCTCTCCTTGGTCATAGGACAAGCGGCTGCCCATCACACAGATCTTGGCACCACACAGGCCACCCTCAACAACCACGACAGCAGCATCACCAATCTTGATGCCCTCATTGTTAAACTTGgggctgatattgccaaaataggCACTGCGGCTGCGTCTGGTTCTTCTATTGCCTCggctaccaaggctcccaAACTTGCAAcgccagacaaatttgatggGTCTGACAAAAACAAGGCAATCTCCTTTAGGGTTGCTGTTtctcattatctcaggatctcatatcctggctcaacagtggatgagcaaatcGCATTTATCAtttcctgcctggatggcaaggcccatgagtggcttgagccctaccTGGAAGAGGACGTTGTTAAAGGGAATCCTGTCtcttggctccacaatctggatgccttctggctgcaattcaatgcacgctggaatgtccaaaataggacaGAGAACTTCCGCGCCAAGCTGCGCACcctcaaacaaaccaagggagtccaagactattacaaggacttccagacctattctcaaggtcttggttaCAACGACCCCTCTCTTAGGGAtatgttctatgatggcctatcccacaaaattaaggaaactctcatggtccaagattatgaccatgcagatgcctctgttactcttgcaactcttgcagagaaggcccttaaggtggatcagcgcctagagcagtttgcggcccagcacaagggttcctcctcctcttcaaaccaatctggaagcaaatccagcacctctacgtcagcagcagcccagggagcgcccagggataaactgtctgttggggaacaggtgtatgcaattgtggatggaaaggccAAGAAGGGGGTCCTCCAAAAAATTGGCCAGAATGCCAAAGGGATAGCAGTTCCAATTGTTaagtggaatgatggcaccaccatggacGTTACCTTCAAAACTATCAAGAAGGATAACCACCCAATCACTGCCACttccactcctgctcccaaggcttcctcctcctcctctgcgCGCAACTCTGGTCCTTCCCCTATGGACCTAGACTCTGCCTCctcaaaaggcaaaaaacctattatatgcgcaacatgtggaggtaggggacACTACGCCAATCAATGCCCCTCCaaatcctactctggccatgaggcccatatctctgaggatgagtcggaaaatggggacctctga
- a CDS encoding Transposon Tf2-7 polyprotein translates to MSWLKLHNPTIDWPNKRITFNSQYCNNSCLSFSNSILGNVGGTSNHLEGIPEDLGGVEVIEPLEGIPRETGGTVDSPLESIPVELRNFAEVFSEDMKVTELPPHRPFDLGIDLIDPDKPVKAMVYPLKASDDEELRKLLKEQLDKGLICPSKSKYGSPVHFVNKKNGKRRMVSLIEKLRGAKYFSTIDLKSGYNLVRIKEGDEWKTAFKTKYGLFEYLVMPFGLCNAPAAFQHFMNEIFRDILDVYVVVYLDDILIFSESRELHTKHLQEVLKRLQDNACYCNLEKCNFYASEVDYLGVIANGEGVKADPKKITQAVDWATPRSVKGVQEFLGFINFYRRFIHNFSKLAQPLYQLLQKNIPWEWGERQEVSFKALKQALIESPVLIQPDPYKEFFLECDASDFATGAVLNQKGSDDKLHPVAFLSKSLAPAERNYDIFDKELLAVVRALKEWRHLLEGTVIPVKILTDHKNLEYFQTKRDLNQRQLRWMGFLADYNYRIVYRPGAQNRKADILSRREDHKSAVKGGGETPVLISPELFIAAIQTDSDLNDLIRDALHDDKAVHKILKSLEEDIPVKGWKIDNGLLYYHDRIYVPNEPEIRKAILESRHDNPSTGHPGQFRTLDLLSRDYYWSGMKQSVTKYVQACDSCIRSKHSNRAPEGLLQNIDLPNKPWEEITYDLIVGLPTSEGYDAILTVVDRLSKMVHFIPTHSDATAVDVANLFVSFVWKLHGLPRKTISDRGPQFNAKFLRQVYKRLGIEPHFSTAYRPQVDGQSERLNQFVEIYLRHYINYRQTDWVASLPLAEFAYNNGKHSGSKHSPFYMCYGYNPDFTVGNTKESHVPQADDLADFLKEIQTEAKAALEIAARQNAQYYDLNRREATKLEVGDKVYLSSANIKTSRPSHKLEHKRLGPYKVLEKIGRNSYKLDLPKSMKVHPVFNIALLHKKPVDEYDRDPVPLPPVVTADGEEEYTVERILDSKKVGRQVKYLVKWKGYGPEDNTWEPKAHLVNAPEKLAKFHREHPEAAGP, encoded by the exons atgtcctggcttaagttacacaaccctactatagactggcctaataagcgtatcacttttaattctcaatattgtaacAACTCTTGTCTTTCTTTttctaattctatcctgggaaaTGTCGGTGGGACTTCcaaccaccttgaaggcataccagaagacttaggaggtgtcgaggtaattgaacctcttgaaggcatccctagggaaactggaggtactgtggattctccacttgaaagtatcccagtagaactgcgcaattttgCGGAGGTGTTCtctgaggacatgaaggtgacggaactgccgccgcaccgtccttttgatttagggattgatttaatcgatcctgataaacctgttaaggctatggtataccccttgaaggcatctgatgatgaggaacttagaaaacttcttaaagaacaattggacaaaggattgatttgcccatccaaatccaaatatggttccccagttcactttgtcaacaagaaaaatgggaaaaggcgtatggtt tctctcattgagaaactaaggggcgcaaaatacttttccaccattgacctgaaatctggatacaacttggtccggataaaggaaggtgatgaatggaagactgcatttaaaaccaaatacggcctgtttgaatacctagtcatgccttttgggttatgcaatgctcctgctgcatttcagcacttcatgaatgagatatttagggacatattggacgtctatgtagtagtatatctagacgacatcctaatattctcagaaagcagggaattacacacaaaacatctccaagaggtactgaaaaggctgcaagacaatgcatgctATTGTAACCTGGAAaagtgtaatttctatgcGTCTGAAGTAGACTACCTTGGtgtcattgccaatggtgaaggagtaaaagcagatcccaagaaaatcactcaagcggttgattgggcaacaccgcgctctgtcaaaggggttcaagagtttttgggctttataaatttctatagacgcttcatacacaacttctcaaaattggcacaacccttataccaattactccaaaagaatataccttgggagtggggtgaacgccaagaagtgtcttttaaAGCTCTCAAACAAGCTCtaattgaatcccctgtTTTAATCCAACCtgatccatacaaggagtttttccttgagtgtgatgcctctgattttgcaacgggcgctgtccttaatcaaaagggcagtgatgataaattacacccggttgcattcctatcaaaatccctagcacctgctgaaagaaactatgatatctttgataaagagttactagcggtagtaagggctttaaaggaatggcgtcacctgctggaaggaacagtaatccctgtcaaaatactaacagaccataaaaatttggagtatttccagacaaaaagggatctgaaccaaaggcagttaaggtggatgggatttttggcagattacaactataggattgtgtataggccgggcgcacagaatagaaaagcagatattctctctcgccgtgaagaccacaagtctgcGGTCAAAGGGGGGGGTGAAACccctgtgctcataagcccagagctttttattgcagctattcaaacagatagtgaccttaATGACTTAATAAGGGACgctctgcatgatgataaagctgtacacaaaatccttaaatccttggaagaggatatACCTGTTAAAGGATGGAAGATTGATAATGGCCTACTGTACTATCATGATCGGATCTATGTCCCcaatgagccagaaatcaggaaagccatcttagaaagcaggcacgataacccttccactgggcatccaggacagttcagaaccctagacctcctctcaagggattactattggtcagggatgaaacagtctgtaacaaaatatgtccaagcatgcgactcatgcatacgtagcAAACACTCCAACCgggctcctgaaggtctccttcaaaacatagatttacccaataagccctgggaggaaataacgtatgacttgattgtaggactccccacctcagaaggatatgatgcaatattaacagtagtggaccgattatccaaaatggttcattttataccaacgcactctgatgctactgctgttgatgtcgcaaacctctttgtatcctttgtgtggaagttacatgggttacccaggaaaaccattTCGGACCGAGGCCCCCAATTTAATGCAAAATTCTTGAGACAAGTCTACAAGCGGttggggatagaaccacatttctccactgcatacagaccacaagttgatggacaaagtgaacgcctgaaccagtttgtggaaatTTACCTACGCCACTACATCAATtatagacaaacagactgggttgcGTCACTACCACTTGCAGAATTTGCGTACAATAATGGGAAACACTCAGGCTCCAAACACTCTCCCTTCTACATGTGCTATGGTTATAATCCAGACTTCACagttggaaacaccaaggaaagccatgtcccccaaGCCGACGACCTAGCAGACTTCCTGAAAGAAATCCAAACTGAAGcaaaagctgctttagaaattgctgcaagacaaaatgcgcaatactatgatctaaacagaagggaagcaaccaagctggaagttGGCGATAAAGTCTATTTGAGTAGCgccaacatcaaaacttcaaggccttcccatAAGCTAGAGCATAAGCGATTGGGGCCCTAtaaggtcttggagaaaattggcaggaactcctataaactggatctccctaaatccatgaaggtccatcctgtcttcaacattgccctTTTACACAAAAAACCAGTAGATGAATATGACCGTGATCCAGTACCACTCcccccagttgtcacagctgatggagaagaggaatatactgttgaaaggatcctagactccaagaaagtgggtcgacaagtcaaatacttggttaaatggaaagggtatggaccagaggataacacatgggaacccaaggcccacttagtcaatgcccctgaaaaattggctaagtttcaccgtgaacatccagaggcagctggaccttaa